One segment of Eulemur rufifrons isolate Redbay chromosome 4, OSU_ERuf_1, whole genome shotgun sequence DNA contains the following:
- the ZNF672 gene encoding zinc finger protein 672, whose translation MFSAPGAVTSGRPYACSECGKSFRYSSVLLRHERAHGSDGGVHCLECGERCARAADLQAHRRTHAGQTLYICGECGQSFRHSGRLDLHVGAHRRSRARPCRVCGRRFPHLPALLVHRRHRHPPERPRRCPLCARAFRQSALAFHQARAHAPGTAPAPAGPPHRGTHCPRAFRSGAGLRSHARVHGAHSPAPRLPRAPDTHQCGVCGKSFGKSSTLTRHLQTHSGEKPFKCPECGKGFLESATLVRHQRTHTGEKPYACGDCGRCFSESSTLLRHRRSHQGERPHACATCGKGFGQRSDLVVHQRIHTGEKPFPCPECGRRFSDRSDLTKHRRTHTGEKPYRCELCGKRFTCVSNLNVHRRNHAGHKPHKCPECGKAFSVASKLALHRKTHLGERPAECAECGKCFSHSRSLSQHQRAHTRARTAAAATRAAAGAALVFAGPAVQEKPGLFMSQLRETC comes from the coding sequence ATGTTCTCCGCACCGGGCGCGGTTACGTCAGGGAGGCCTTACGCGTGCAGCGAGTGTGGCAAGAGTTTCCGCTACAGCTCGGTGCTGCTGCGGCACGAGCGTGCCCACGGCAGCGACGGCGGCGTCCACTGCCTGGAGTGCGGCGAGCGCTGCGCGCGGGCTGCCGACCTCCAGGCGCACAGGCGCACGCACGCAGGCCAGACCCTCTACATCTGCGGCGAGTGCGGCCAGAGCTTCCGCCACAGCGGCCGCCTGGACCTGCACGTGGGCGCCCACCGGCGCAGCCGCGCCCGCCCCTGCCGCGTCTGCGGCCGCCGCTTCCCGCACCTCCCGGCACTGCTAGTGCACCGGCGCCACCGCCACCCGCCCGAACGGCCCCGCCGCTGCCCGCTGTGCGCCCGTGCCTTCCGACAGAGCGCGCTGGCCTTCCACCAGGCGCGGGCGCACGCGCCGGGgacggcccccgcccccgccggcccGCCCCACCGCGGCACGCACTGCCCCCGGGCCTTCCGCAGCGGCGCGGGGCTGCGGAGTCACGCACGCGTCCACGGGGCCCACAGCCCCGCGCCCCGGCTACCCCGTGCCCCGGACACGCACCAGTGTGGCGTGTGCGGCAAGAGCTTCGGCAAGAGCTCTACGCTAACGCGACATCTGCAGACGCACTCGGGGGAGAAGCCCTTCAAGTGTCCAGAGTGCGGCAAGGGCTTCTTGGAGAGTGCCACGCTGGTGCGCCACCAGCGTACGCACACGGGAGAGAAGCCCTATGCATGCGGCGACTGCGGGCGCTGCTTCAGCGAGAGTTCCACATTACTGCGCCACCGGCGCAGCCACCAGGGCGAGCGGCCGCATGCGTGCGCCACCTGTGGCAAGGGCTTCGGGCAGCGCTCCGACCTGGTGGTGCACCAGCGCATCCACACTGGGGAGAAGCCCTTCCCGTGCCCCGAGTGCGGCCGCCGCTTCAGCGACCGCTCGGACCTCACCAAGCACCGGCGCACGCACACGGGCGAGAAGCCCTACCGCTGCGAACTGTGCGGCAAGCGGTTCACGTGCGTGTCCAACCTCAACGTGCATCGGCGCAACCATGCTGGCCACAAGCCACACAAATGCCCCGAGTGTGGCAAGGCCTTCAGCGTCGCCTCCAAGCTCGCACTACATCGCAAGACGCACCTGGGCGAGCGGCCGGCGGAGTGTGCCGAGTGCGGCAAGTGCTTCAGCCACAGCCGCTCGCTGTCGCAACATCAGCGGGCCCACACACGCGCCCGCACCGCTGCCGCCGCCACCCGGGCCGCAGCAGGGGCTGCCCTCGTCTTCGCCGGGCCGGCTGTACAGGAAAAGCCAGGGCTCTTTATGTCCCAGTTGAGAGAGACTTGCTGA